The Elaeis guineensis isolate ETL-2024a chromosome 13, EG11, whole genome shotgun sequence genome includes a region encoding these proteins:
- the LOC105035980 gene encoding uncharacterized protein, producing the protein MASSAHLLPPTDRASPEPPEKKQKLMSEGSDEENRKSVTDGSGEERTDSTGCDMAEEYYYNNYLFDCDGEPEEDSDGDFLVCPLVAYLRGKFDLEGPRAQDWRKCADFSKLALKKYNNDYGTNYELVEVVKVNMQMVAGVIFYITFTAKDAAAADGVPEVFQACVENLISTGVEVCLCRLKPTN; encoded by the exons ATGGCCTCCTCCGCCCATCTTCTCCCTCCCACGGACAGGGCATCTCCGGAACCACCGGAGAAAAAGCAGAAATTGATGAGTGAAGGATCAGACGAGGAAAACCGGAAGTCGGTGACCGACGGATCGGGGGAAGAAAGGACGGACTCCACTGGTTGTGACATGGCCGAGGAATATTATTACAATAACTAT CTCTTTGACTGTGATGGGGAACCGGAAGAGGATTCGGATGGTGATTTTTTGGTATGTCCGCTTGTAGCATATTTACGGGGCAAGTTCGACTTGGAAGGACCCAGAGCACAGGACTGGAGGAAATGTGCCGATTTCTCAAAGTTGGCCCTAAAGAAGTACAATAACGATTAT GGAACAAATTATGAGCTTGTGGAGGTGGTCAAGGTAAACATGCAGATGGTTGCTGGTGTGATATTTTATATAACCTTTACAGCCAAGGATGCTGCTGCTGCTGATGGTGTTCCTGAGGTCTTTCAAGCATGTGTGGAGAACTTGATAAGTACTGGTGTGGAGGTCTGTCTTTGTAGGCTTAAGCCTACAAACTAG